Proteins encoded within one genomic window of Ranitomeya variabilis isolate aRanVar5 chromosome 4, aRanVar5.hap1, whole genome shotgun sequence:
- the RNF114 gene encoding E3 ubiquitin-protein ligase RNF114, protein MAGEQQQQQRWPRGSGAARDVDPMERFICPICLEVYQDPVRVSCSHTFCSSCHQQCMKQKSPICAVCRSPLSPGRKASDLERQMRDVQASCKGCHLQMALSNMRSHSATCSKYDSYVMEGIKSVKKEQPQVVSDVPNRFTFVCPYCRQQNLDQEGLVDHCNKSHFSDPTPVVCPICASMPWGDPGYRSANFMEHIHRRHRFSYDTFVDYSADEDDMMREALVRSLTDN, encoded by the exons ATGGCgggggagcagcagcagcagcagcgttggcCGAGGGGCTCCGGGGCGGCCCGGGATGTGGACCCCATGGAGCGCTTCATCTGCCCCATCTGCCTGGAGGTGTATCAGGACCCGGTGCGGGTCAGCTGCAGCCACAC atTTTGCTCCTCCTGCCACCAGCAGTGTATGAAGCAGAaaagccccatctgtgctgtgtgcCGTTCTCCCCTAAGCCCCGGCAGGAAAGCCTCCGATCTGGAGAGGCAAATGCGGGACGTCCAGGCCTCCTGTAAAGGCTGTCATTTACAG ATGGCCCTATCAAACATGCGAAGCCACTCTGCCACTTGTTCCAAATACGACAGCTACGTCATGGAGGGGATTAAGTCAGTGAAGAAGGAGCAGCCGCAAGTTGTCAG CGATGTCCCAAACCGTTTCACCTTTGTGTGTCCATATTGTCGGCAGCAAAACCTGGATCAAGAGGGTTTGGTGGACCATTGCAATAAAAGCCACTTCTCTGATCCCACCCCAGTG GTTTGCCCTATTTGTGCCTCCATGCCCTGGGGAGATCCAGGCTACAGAAGCGCTAATTTCATGGAGCACATCCACCGCCGTCACAGGTTCTCGTACGATACGTTTGTG GATTACAGCGCTGATGAGGACGACATGATGCGTGAGGCCCTGGTCCGATCCCTAACGGACAATTGA